In Urechidicola croceus, a single window of DNA contains:
- a CDS encoding putative type IX sorting system protein PorV2, whose translation MKKTIILLILISQVSFSQTLRKYSNEFLNIGVDAAAFGMGKSVVASTSDVNSIYWNPAGLVHIKDYQGSLMHAEYFAGIAKYDYAGFAMPIDDESALGFALIRFGVDDILDTAELIDSQGNIDYNRINLFSAADYALNIAYARQLPVQGLNIGFNGKIVHRNIGDFASSWGFGLDASLQFERNDWLFGLMLRDITTTFNAWSINEEEFARIQNAVPDQNQESPETVELTLPKAQFGMAKKFEIVRDFNLLTELDLNMRFTKTNDIISTGFVSIDPAFGFQIDYIDMVFLRGGIGNFQNVTEFDNSKSLSMQPNLGVGFKYQGIQIDYALTNIGSVGNALYSNVFSVKLDFDYFR comes from the coding sequence TTGAAAAAAACAATTATTCTTTTAATTCTTATATCTCAGGTTTCTTTTAGTCAGACACTTAGGAAATATTCCAATGAATTTTTAAATATCGGAGTAGATGCGGCAGCATTTGGAATGGGAAAATCAGTAGTTGCCTCTACTTCAGATGTGAATTCAATCTACTGGAATCCAGCAGGTTTAGTACACATTAAAGACTATCAAGGTTCATTAATGCATGCTGAGTATTTTGCTGGAATTGCCAAATATGATTATGCAGGATTTGCAATGCCAATTGACGATGAAAGTGCATTAGGATTTGCGTTAATTAGATTTGGGGTTGATGACATATTAGATACAGCAGAATTAATTGATAGCCAAGGTAATATTGATTATAACAGAATTAATTTGTTTTCTGCAGCAGATTATGCTCTAAATATTGCATACGCTAGACAATTACCTGTTCAAGGACTTAATATAGGATTTAATGGTAAAATTGTACACAGAAATATAGGAGACTTTGCTTCATCATGGGGTTTTGGATTAGATGCCTCTTTACAATTTGAACGAAATGATTGGTTATTTGGTTTAATGCTGCGAGATATTACAACTACTTTTAATGCTTGGAGTATTAATGAAGAAGAATTTGCTAGAATTCAAAATGCAGTGCCAGATCAAAATCAAGAATCACCAGAAACTGTTGAATTAACGTTACCAAAAGCGCAATTCGGAATGGCTAAAAAATTTGAAATTGTAAGAGATTTTAATCTATTAACAGAGTTAGATTTAAATATGCGTTTTACCAAAACGAATGACATAATTTCAACAGGTTTTGTGAGTATAGATCCTGCTTTTGGATTTCAAATAGACTATATTGATATGGTTTTTTTAAGAGGTGGAATTGGTAATTTTCAAAATGTAACTGAATTTGATAATTCAAAATCACTGTCAATGCAACCAAATCTTGGTGTAGGCTTTAAATATCAAGGTATTCAAATTGATTATGCATTGACCAATATAGGTAGTGTTGGTAATGCTCTTTATTCTAATGTGTTTTCAGTAAAACTAGATTTTGATTATTTTAGATAA
- the lptB gene encoding LPS export ABC transporter ATP-binding protein produces MILRAENIQKKYGKRTVVKGISLQVEQGEIIGLLGPNGAGKTTSFYMIVGMIQPNDGHIFLNDEEITDAPMYKRAQKGIGYLAQEASVFRKLSVEDNILSVLQFTDLSKSEQRKKMESLIEEFSLGHVRKNRGDLLSGGERRRTEIARCLASDPKFILLDEPFAGVDPIAVEDIQSIVAQLKNRNIGILITDHDVQATLAITDKTYLMFEGGILKEGTPEELAKDETVRRVYLGQDFELKKKKF; encoded by the coding sequence ATGATTTTAAGAGCAGAAAATATACAAAAGAAATATGGTAAAAGAACTGTTGTAAAAGGCATTTCTCTTCAAGTAGAACAAGGTGAAATTATAGGATTATTAGGCCCAAATGGAGCAGGAAAAACCACTTCTTTTTATATGATTGTAGGAATGATTCAGCCAAATGATGGTCATATTTTTCTAAATGATGAAGAAATAACAGACGCTCCAATGTACAAACGTGCACAAAAAGGAATTGGATATCTTGCTCAAGAAGCATCTGTTTTTAGAAAATTGTCTGTTGAAGATAATATTCTTTCTGTTTTACAATTTACAGATTTATCTAAAAGTGAACAACGTAAAAAAATGGAGTCTCTAATTGAAGAATTCAGTTTAGGTCATGTACGAAAAAATCGTGGAGACTTACTTTCTGGAGGTGAACGTAGAAGAACAGAAATAGCACGCTGCTTAGCATCTGACCCAAAGTTTATTTTGCTTGATGAGCCATTTGCAGGAGTAGATCCTATTGCCGTTGAGGATATTCAAAGTATTGTTGCTCAATTAAAAAATAGAAATATTGGTATTTTAATTACCGATCATGATGTACAAGCAACCTTAGCTATTACTGACAAAACGTATTTAATGTTTGAAGGTGGTATTCTTAAAGAAGGAACACCTGAAGAATTAGCAAAAGATGAAACTGTACGTAGAGTTTATCTTGGTCAAGATTTTGAATTGAAAAAGAAAAAATTCTAA
- a CDS encoding lipoprotein N-acyltransferase Lnb domain-containing protein gives MKYFLVTLIAFFFSVSLFSQTRKLSTTAEVSVITCGPGSEFYTAFGHSAFRIRDTRIGLDKVYNYGTFDFDAPNFYGKFVKGNLMYFLSAYDFGHFLKVYNYENRWVTGQVLDLNPKQVQKVFNFLEKNARPENREYRYDYFYDNCSTRLYDVIYNVIGKENLEIPIVFSEDNLSHRQMMQEYFDNQPWGDFGIDLALGSPFDKSAAENEYLFLPENVMRFFNQLKIIENKIPKPIVKRTEIILPNNNHIHKTNFLNPFLVFSIIGVVVLWITKRNMNTKKRSRWLDFLLFFITGLIGCIISFMWFATDHTATAKNFNTLWAFAPNIIISFFMLKKNPPKWVYSYTNLLLILIVINVFIWILKIQIFSISVIPILIFLTVRYYYIGKYNRLLTSKK, from the coding sequence ATGAAATATTTCTTAGTAACTCTAATTGCTTTCTTTTTTTCTGTTTCACTCTTCTCACAAACAAGAAAGTTATCTACAACTGCTGAAGTAAGTGTAATTACTTGTGGTCCTGGAAGTGAATTTTACACTGCATTTGGGCATTCGGCATTTCGTATAAGAGATACCAGAATTGGATTGGATAAAGTTTATAATTACGGTACATTTGACTTTGACGCTCCTAACTTCTATGGAAAGTTTGTCAAAGGAAATTTAATGTATTTCTTAAGCGCATATGATTTTGGACATTTCTTAAAAGTTTATAACTATGAAAATCGTTGGGTTACTGGTCAAGTCTTGGATTTGAATCCAAAACAAGTTCAAAAAGTATTTAATTTTTTAGAAAAAAATGCACGTCCAGAAAACAGAGAATATAGGTATGATTATTTTTATGACAATTGTTCAACTCGACTTTATGATGTCATTTACAATGTCATCGGAAAAGAAAATTTAGAGATTCCTATTGTATTTTCAGAAGATAATTTATCCCATCGTCAAATGATGCAAGAATATTTTGACAATCAACCTTGGGGTGATTTCGGTATTGATTTAGCATTAGGATCACCATTTGACAAAAGTGCTGCTGAAAACGAATATCTTTTTCTTCCTGAAAATGTAATGAGATTTTTTAATCAGTTAAAGATTATCGAAAATAAAATTCCAAAGCCTATTGTTAAAAGAACAGAAATAATATTACCTAATAATAATCACATACATAAAACTAATTTTTTGAATCCTTTTTTAGTTTTCTCAATTATTGGGGTTGTTGTATTATGGATTACTAAACGAAATATGAATACTAAAAAAAGAAGTCGTTGGTTAGATTTTTTACTATTCTTTATTACTGGATTAATAGGTTGTATAATTTCATTTATGTGGTTTGCAACTGACCATACTGCAACTGCTAAAAACTTTAATACTTTATGGGCATTTGCACCAAATATCATTATTAGTTTTTTTATGTTAAAAAAGAATCCTCCTAAATGGGTTTATAGTTATACAAACCTACTTTTAATACTTATAGTTATAAATGTATTTATATGGATTTTGAAAATACAAATTTTCTCAATATCAGTAATACCAATCCTTATCTTTTTGACTGTTAGGTATTATTACATAGGGAAATATAATCGATTATTGACCTCTAAAAAATAA
- a CDS encoding CDP-alcohol phosphatidyltransferase family protein, whose protein sequence is MSIKKQIPNIITLLNLLSGTIAVMMAVEGKLVLAGIFVLIGIFFDFFDGLVARLLNVQSELGKQLDSLADMVTSGVVPGIVMYQLLRQTSDVWNNDTIPSTSLFMEGLSYLPLIGLIITLAAAYRLANFNIDSRQSTSFIGLPTPAMALFVLSLPLILNYENSNLVTNLIYNKWFLIAVTLIGSYLMNANLPLFSLKFKDYSLKNNTIKYLFIILSIILIIALKFVAIPVIIILYVVFSLIENVLKKS, encoded by the coding sequence ATGAGTATAAAGAAACAAATTCCAAATATTATTACCTTATTAAATTTATTATCAGGAACAATCGCGGTTATGATGGCTGTTGAAGGTAAATTAGTATTGGCAGGAATTTTTGTTTTAATAGGAATTTTCTTTGATTTTTTTGACGGATTAGTCGCTAGATTATTAAATGTTCAAAGTGAATTGGGTAAACAATTAGATTCATTAGCAGATATGGTTACAAGTGGAGTAGTGCCAGGTATTGTAATGTATCAATTATTAAGGCAAACTTCGGATGTGTGGAATAATGACACTATACCTTCTACATCTTTGTTCATGGAGGGATTATCTTATTTACCATTAATTGGTTTAATAATTACTTTGGCTGCTGCATATAGACTTGCAAATTTTAATATTGATTCTCGTCAATCAACATCATTTATAGGTTTACCAACACCAGCAATGGCATTATTTGTTTTGTCTTTACCGTTAATTCTTAACTATGAAAACTCAAATTTGGTGACAAATTTAATTTATAATAAATGGTTTTTAATTGCAGTGACATTAATAGGAAGTTATTTAATGAATGCGAATTTGCCATTATTTTCTTTAAAATTTAAGGATTACTCTTTAAAGAACAACACTATTAAATATCTATTTATTATACTATCAATTATTCTAATTATAGCATTAAAATTTGTTGCTATTCCAGTAATAATTATACTTTATGTAGTTTTTTCTTTGATTGAAAATGTATTGAAGAAATCCTAA
- the tatC gene encoding twin-arginine translocase subunit TatC: MAEQKNEMSFLDHLEELRWHLIRSTLAIGIVAIAIFSFAELVYSDFLLAHLKGDFPTYRWLCEGARFFGFESDFCNVSFTTSLQSLAPTGQLMNLIWTSLILGLIVAFPYVLWEIWRFISPGLHPKEQKKSRAFIFYASLLFFIGVLFSYFVIAPLSVYFFYNFKITDLIENKFDFKAHINLITNTLLGVSLMFELPVLIFFLTKMGLVSPEFLKKYRKVALVLVLTLSAIITPPDIASQVIVTIPIMILYEISIIISKRVIKQEKANG, translated from the coding sequence ATGGCAGAACAAAAAAATGAAATGTCTTTTTTAGACCATTTAGAAGAGTTGCGTTGGCATTTAATTCGCTCAACACTGGCTATTGGAATAGTTGCAATTGCTATTTTTAGTTTTGCTGAATTAGTTTACAGCGATTTCTTACTGGCACATTTAAAAGGTGATTTTCCAACATATAGATGGTTATGTGAAGGAGCTCGATTTTTTGGGTTTGAAAGCGATTTTTGTAACGTATCTTTTACTACTAGTTTACAAAGTTTAGCACCAACTGGACAATTAATGAATCTAATTTGGACATCATTAATTTTGGGGTTAATTGTCGCTTTCCCTTATGTTTTATGGGAAATATGGCGTTTCATTAGTCCAGGGCTTCATCCTAAAGAACAAAAGAAATCACGAGCATTCATTTTTTACGCTTCATTACTTTTCTTTATTGGTGTCTTATTCAGTTATTTTGTAATTGCTCCATTATCAGTTTACTTTTTTTACAATTTTAAAATTACTGATTTAATTGAAAATAAATTTGATTTCAAAGCACATATAAATCTAATTACGAACACATTACTAGGAGTTTCGTTAATGTTTGAACTTCCTGTTTTAATCTTTTTCTTAACAAAAATGGGATTGGTATCACCAGAATTTTTAAAGAAATACCGAAAAGTTGCGTTAGTATTAGTATTAACATTATCTGCAATAATAACACCACCAGATATAGCAAGTCAAGTAATAGTAACTATTCCTATAATGATATTGTATGAAATCAGTATTATTATTTCAAAAAGAGTAATAAAACAAGAAAAGGCAAATGGCTAA
- a CDS encoding YheT family hydrolase → MPVINSTYKASFPFNNVHFNTVFRTFFTHDKVQFSRERIELKDGDFLDLDFSEVNSKTIVIALHGLEGSSESKYILAITNILNQNNVDTVAVNFRGCSGEDNRLLSSYHSGKTEDLEAVIQYIDKFRSYKNIIILGYSLGGNVTLKFLGEKNTNINSKIKCAIAISVPCDLTGSSIELAKTRNKIYMNRFMITLKQKALGKLNKFPNSFLDKDTITKAKNFYDYDNLYTAPAHGFLNAEDYWIKNSSKPFLKDIKVPTLLINALDDTFLSKECYPIEIAKKHKYLFLETPKNGGHVGFNSKIIGKKGYWLENRIAQFLKEYV, encoded by the coding sequence ATGCCAGTAATTAATTCTACTTATAAAGCAAGTTTTCCTTTTAACAATGTTCATTTCAATACTGTTTTTCGCACTTTTTTCACACATGATAAAGTTCAATTTTCAAGAGAACGAATAGAACTCAAAGATGGTGACTTTTTGGATTTAGATTTTTCTGAAGTTAACTCTAAAACTATAGTTATTGCATTGCATGGTCTTGAAGGTAGTTCTGAATCTAAATATATTTTAGCAATTACTAATATCTTAAATCAAAATAATGTTGATACAGTTGCTGTAAATTTTAGAGGGTGCAGCGGTGAAGACAATAGATTATTATCCTCTTATCATAGTGGTAAAACAGAAGATTTAGAAGCAGTTATTCAATATATTGATAAATTTAGAAGTTATAAAAACATCATTATTTTAGGATACAGTCTTGGTGGAAATGTAACTCTAAAATTTTTGGGTGAAAAAAACACGAATATCAATTCAAAAATAAAATGTGCAATTGCTATTTCTGTACCGTGCGATCTTACTGGTTCTTCTATTGAATTGGCTAAAACAAGAAACAAAATTTATATGAATCGATTTATGATTACCTTAAAGCAGAAAGCTCTAGGTAAGTTAAATAAATTTCCAAATTCATTTTTAGATAAGGATACAATTACTAAGGCTAAAAATTTTTATGACTATGATAATCTTTATACAGCTCCTGCACATGGCTTTTTAAATGCAGAAGACTATTGGATAAAAAATAGCAGTAAGCCATTTTTAAAAGACATAAAAGTACCAACACTATTAATTAATGCTTTAGATGACACCTTTCTATCAAAAGAATGTTACCCAATAGAAATTGCCAAGAAACATAAATATCTTTTTTTAGAAACTCCAAAAAATGGAGGTCATGTTGGCTTTAACTCCAAAATTATTGGTAAAAAAGGATATTGGCTTGAAAATCGTATCGCTCAATTTTTAAAAGAATATGTGTAA
- a CDS encoding carboxymuconolactone decarboxylase family protein, whose protein sequence is MANLVEEFNGYREKMNEKILGDDNKVIKRIFNLDTNAFKEGHLDVKTKELLGLVASAVLRCDDCIKYHLGKCHEVGLSKEQVVESLSIATLVGGTIVIPHLRRAYEYWDELEKQN, encoded by the coding sequence ATGGCTAATTTAGTTGAAGAATTTAATGGATATCGTGAAAAGATGAATGAAAAAATCTTAGGCGATGACAATAAAGTAATTAAACGTATCTTTAATTTAGATACAAATGCATTTAAAGAAGGTCATCTTGATGTTAAGACTAAAGAACTACTAGGTTTAGTAGCATCGGCAGTATTGCGTTGTGATGATTGTATAAAATATCATTTAGGTAAATGTCATGAAGTTGGATTGTCTAAAGAACAAGTTGTTGAATCTTTGTCAATCGCGACACTAGTAGGTGGAACAATAGTTATTCCACACTTAAGAAGAGCCTATGAATATTGGGATGAATTAGAAAAACAGAACTAA